The Lathyrus oleraceus cultivar Zhongwan6 chromosome 5, CAAS_Psat_ZW6_1.0, whole genome shotgun sequence genome includes the window TTTGCACGGTTGGCTGATTTCAAGAAATTTGTCATGTGGGTCCTTTTCCGCCGAGATTCATCTGTTGTGAAAGTTCTTACTTACTGCCGTGCTGGAGTAGAATATGCTACGGATCAGAACCTTTTTAATAAGGTCATTGATCACGCAACGTCACATGGCGTTGAAGAAATCGTAGTCAATCTTCGGGCAAAAGCTGTTGGCAGCCCGCCCGTTGACATCCCTTTGTCGTTGTTGAAGTGCAAAACCTTGAAAAGGCTTGAGTTAAAAGATTGCCATCCTACAAAACCCGAATGGCCCGTAACTTGCTTACCCGCGAAAAAGCTGTTGCATTTGGAACATTTTACGATGGATACAACTGATATTTCAAATTCGTTTGCTAGTTTAGCAAATCTTTTCGGGTTTGCAACATTGACGACTTTGAATCTAAGCAACTTGACTCTGTGTTGCACGGAAAACGAGTCTCTAAATCCATTTGAAAATTGTGTCAATTTGAAGAATCTGCACTTGAGAGAAATTTGCTTTAAGTCGGATTTGGCCCCTAAGGATTTCGTGATATCTGCGCCCCAACTCAATAACATGACTATAATGTGCACCCGTTTCAAATGTAAACTTGTTGTTTCTGCACCAAAGCTTATCCATTTCAGCTACTTATACGCATCTTCTTGCGCCTTCTTCGAGTTTAGTATGCCTTCTGTCGATGCCTTGATCATTGATATCCGCGAACCAAATTATCAATTGAAAGAACCTCATCAGAGGCCGGGAGAAAAGACTTCACATGGTTTGATCAATATGTTCCGAGAACATCATAATGCCGAACTCTCCTTCTCTACAGCTATGGTATAAAATAAATCCTGTGATTGTTTTCTGTTTTGAATCGTTTCTCGCAAAACGTAATTTGGTTGTCTTAACACTAAATTGTTTGTAACCACCAGGTTTCATGCGGGACTACCGTTGTCATGCAAAAGGAAGAATGTTCGTCTTTTAGTAAATGGAAGTCGGTGAATTTACGAGTCGGATCAACATACAAAATCTTCATCAACAACCTTGATCATATAACTGCATATTTCCGCAGTTGCTCTAAGCGCGACGACTTTGAGATTTTGACGATTTAGAAGGTATTCATATATCTTTGCATCCTTTTATATAATGTTTATCTTTACTTAGTAGCTAATCACACATCATTATGAAACAGAAATTGGTATGATGAAACAATAATACTACTCAATGTTGTTAAATAGCCGCTATAGCAGTGCTATACTGCTATTGCATAGCGGAATTTTAACAATATGCTATTTTCCGCTTTCCGCAAATGACAACACTGATACTACTGAACATGTTAGGATTGATGATATTTACTGATTGATTGAAACAAAACGAAATATGAAATTCAAGTGCATGTTTGGTATCTCATGACAAGTTTGTCAGAATCACAATGAACCGTCATAACTTTTCATTGTTTTGCAAATCATTATTCCTTTTATTGTTTTTGTTCAAGTTAAATTTCAAAGTTCTTGTTTTATGATACATGATATTGTATATGTTACTTGTCTTGTTTAAAGTAAGCTTTGAATGAACCATTATGATAATTATCTGAATTTCTTTAGCATTAGGAGTATTCATCCTATTTTCATCTACTGTTATTTTTTCCAATATTGATTTAGATTTcaatttttttccttttttttgaTCTAGTTGAAGGAGATTCTGGAGAAGAGATTCGGTGTACAAGTCGAACAAGGACAAGTGAGTTCTTGGCTGTATTTTGCATGGGGAAGGATTTGAATATACGTCAAATATTTGGCAATTTATAGAGATTAGAAACAATGAAATATAAATTTTTATACATTTTGGCCTAAAAATATTGGTTATTTAGTTATTTTATGAAATTTATTTCTTTTGGCAAAGGGATGTGAAAATTTGTGGAGTAAAAGTTTCATTATCATGTCAATGGTATAATAAAAATTTCTTACAAGAAGAAATTGTGCATTCCTTTAATAATGGAAACATGCTTAATTGCAGGGGTTTGCAGGAACAATTTCTCTAATAATATGTTTTgacaaaaaaatatattattagAGATATTTTTTCAATAATGTATTTGGGCAGGTTTGAATATAGAACATAAGTAATGTAATTTTTCAATAATTATGTTCTATTGTTAATAATCCCAGGGTTCAAAACTGATTTTGTACGGCTAGTCATCAAGATGCATTGAAATTGGTGAGTGAAAATAGATGATTTGGTTATCATGTGGAATTATGAGTGCATCTTCACTTGAGTGTACAACCAGAAGGTCTAAGATTTTGCTTGAGATTATTTGTTACTCGGGGGACTTTTCAAATTTTACAGGTTGAATAAAGTTGTGCATCTTTTGCATATGAGAATGGGTTTTTAAAAATGTTTAACAGACACTAGATTAAATATAACTTATGGAACATGATTACAAATGGTAATGAATAAGTGTTTTCAAACATTTAAAGTTAGTGAAGTATTGATCGATGGCTATCAAGAGTGGTTTGAGG containing:
- the LOC127087358 gene encoding putative F-box/FBD/LRR-repeat protein At1g78840, translating into MTETYFRGSGRIAKKLKPRLSDSVPQDKVNNNEAVESGDKFDEMPDCVVLHILSFMETKDAVRTCVLSKRWTNLWTSIPCLNFNSKSFARLADFKKFVMWVLFRRDSSVVKVLTYCRAGVEYATDQNLFNKVIDHATSHGVEEIVVNLRAKAVGSPPVDIPLSLLKCKTLKRLELKDCHPTKPEWPVTCLPAKKLLHLEHFTMDTTDISNSFASLANLFGFATLTTLNLSNLTLCCTENESLNPFENCVNLKNLHLREICFKSDLAPKDFVISAPQLNNMTIMCTRFKCKLVVSAPKLIHFSYLYASSCAFFEFSMPSVDALIIDIREPNYQLKEPHQRPGEKTSHGLINMFREHHNAELSFSTAMVSCGTTVVMQKEECSSFSKWKSVNLRVGSTYKIFINNLDHITAYFRSCSKRDDFEILTI